From a single Coriobacteriaceae bacterium genomic region:
- a CDS encoding xanthine phosphoribosyltransferase: protein MQELEDRIRRDGIVKAGNVLKVDAFLNHQCDVELFDHMGAEWARLFEGVEINKILTIEASGIGMACIAAQHFGGVPVVFAKKAQSINLDGEQYATTIYSFTKQKEYPVIVGKRFLSEGDKVLIIDDFLANGCALEGLIKICEAAGAEVSGIGIAVEKGFQGGGDKLRERGFRVESLARIADMDCETGEITFA, encoded by the coding sequence ATGCAGGAGCTTGAGGATCGTATTCGCCGTGACGGCATCGTAAAGGCCGGTAACGTCCTTAAGGTTGATGCCTTCCTCAACCACCAGTGCGACGTTGAGCTGTTCGACCACATGGGTGCCGAGTGGGCCCGTCTGTTCGAGGGTGTCGAGATCAACAAGATCCTGACCATCGAGGCTTCGGGCATTGGCATGGCTTGCATCGCAGCTCAGCATTTTGGCGGCGTGCCGGTAGTCTTTGCCAAGAAGGCACAGTCCATCAACCTTGACGGCGAGCAGTATGCCACGACCATCTACTCCTTTACCAAGCAGAAGGAGTACCCGGTCATCGTTGGCAAGCGCTTCCTGTCCGAGGGCGACAAGGTCCTGATCATCGACGACTTCCTGGCCAACGGCTGCGCGCTCGAGGGTCTTATCAAGATCTGCGAGGCTGCGGGTGCCGAGGTGTCCGGTATTGGCATTGCGGTGGAGAAGGGCTTCCAGGGCGGTGGCGATAAGCTCCGCGAGCGTGGCTTCCGCGTTGAGAGCCTGGCCCGTATCGCCGATATGGACTGCGAGACCGGCGAGATCACCTTCGCCTAA
- a CDS encoding O-acetylhomoserine aminocarboxypropyltransferase/cysteine synthase, with amino-acid sequence MSEQTIGTTCVQGGYRPGDAEPRQVPIYQSTTWKYDTSEHMGKLFDLEESGYFYSRLQNPTCDLVAAKICEMEGGTAAMLTSSGMAANFLAIFNVAGAGDHVVASSAIYGGTYNLLAHTMGRMGLTCTFVAPDCTDEELEAAFQPNTKLVFGETIANPALAVLDIERFAKAAHDHGVPLMVDNTFPTPVMCRPFEWGADIVTHSTTKYMDGHAAYLGGVIVDHGQFDWMAHADKFPGLTTPDESYHGVTYAEKFGREGAFITKATAQLMRDLGPMQNPQAAFFLNSSLESLHVRMPRHCENGLAVAKFLQSHPKVRFVSYPGLEGDKYYDIAQKYMPNGTCGVVSFGFNGGRAAAETFMKSLKLAQIATHVADARTCCLHPANATHRQMNDEELIACGISADMVRLSCGLEDTADLIADLEQALEQC; translated from the coding sequence ATGAGCGAGCAGACCATCGGTACTACATGTGTACAGGGCGGCTACCGCCCGGGTGACGCGGAGCCGCGCCAGGTGCCCATCTACCAGTCCACCACGTGGAAGTACGACACGTCCGAGCACATGGGCAAGCTGTTTGACCTGGAGGAGTCGGGCTATTTCTACAGCCGTCTGCAGAACCCCACGTGCGATTTGGTTGCCGCCAAGATCTGCGAGATGGAGGGCGGCACTGCCGCGATGCTCACGAGCTCGGGCATGGCTGCGAACTTCCTCGCGATCTTTAACGTTGCCGGTGCCGGCGATCACGTGGTCGCGAGCTCCGCCATCTACGGCGGTACCTACAACCTGCTGGCTCACACCATGGGTCGTATGGGCTTGACCTGCACGTTCGTTGCCCCCGACTGCACCGACGAGGAGCTCGAGGCAGCCTTCCAGCCCAACACCAAGCTTGTCTTTGGCGAGACGATTGCTAACCCCGCCCTTGCCGTACTCGATATCGAGCGCTTTGCCAAGGCCGCGCACGACCACGGCGTACCGCTGATGGTCGACAACACCTTCCCGACGCCCGTGATGTGCCGTCCCTTTGAATGGGGCGCCGACATCGTCACGCACTCCACCACTAAGTACATGGATGGCCATGCGGCCTACCTGGGTGGCGTGATCGTCGACCACGGCCAGTTTGACTGGATGGCCCATGCGGACAAGTTCCCGGGTCTCACCACGCCCGACGAGAGCTACCACGGCGTGACCTATGCCGAGAAGTTCGGTCGCGAGGGCGCCTTTATTACCAAGGCCACTGCGCAGCTTATGCGCGACCTCGGCCCCATGCAGAACCCGCAGGCGGCGTTCTTCCTGAACAGCTCGCTCGAGAGCCTGCACGTGCGCATGCCGCGCCATTGTGAGAATGGTCTGGCGGTCGCCAAGTTCCTGCAGAGCCACCCCAAGGTACGCTTCGTGAGCTATCCGGGCCTGGAGGGCGACAAGTACTATGACATCGCTCAGAAGTACATGCCCAACGGTACTTGCGGCGTCGTGAGCTTTGGCTTTAACGGTGGTCGCGCGGCGGCCGAGACCTTTATGAAGAGTCTTAAGCTCGCCCAGATTGCCACGCACGTGGCCGATGCCCGCACCTGCTGCCTGCACCCGGCAAACGCCACCCATCGCCAGATGAACGACGAGGAGCTCATCGCCTGCGGCATCTCCGCCGACATGGTGCGCCTGTCGTGCGGCCTTGAGGACACGGCCGATCTGATTGCCGACCTTGAGCAGGCGCTCGAGCAGTGCTAG
- a CDS encoding MFS transporter produces the protein MEKTAEQLRREHIALEGDTHGKNKWAILFTVLVMTFMACLDASIVTVALPVMQKELGVGLDRIQLVSSVYLLATCVAMLPFGRLGDVRGKVNVFQLGVIVFTGGSLLCGLSASLEVLILARFVQGIGCAAAMANNMGIITESFPARERGRAMGILATFVALGMMCGPVLGGVLVASFPWESIFLINLPIGVISFIVGLYTLPHVKPEAGERPMPLTEAARRCFASSAFTINLACMLIVFVGIGASEFVLPFYFQDAHGFSSDISGLLFLAMPVVNAFVGPLSGSVSDRVGCEAPTAVGLGVYVCGLFAVSTLDEHSSILMIVCCVAFMSCGTSIFQSPNNSLYMGSAPREALGFAGSLSSLARYAGIALGITAASRILYGQTSAAMGKTVTSYVAGRPDVFLFGFRLVFYVLMAVATVGFALTLVRLVRTRTRH, from the coding sequence ATGGAGAAAACTGCCGAGCAGCTGCGCCGCGAACACATTGCCCTAGAGGGCGACACCCACGGTAAGAATAAATGGGCGATTCTGTTCACCGTGCTCGTCATGACTTTTATGGCGTGTCTGGATGCGAGCATCGTGACGGTGGCGCTGCCCGTGATGCAAAAGGAGCTGGGGGTGGGTCTCGACCGCATTCAGCTCGTGAGCTCGGTGTATCTGCTCGCGACGTGCGTCGCCATGCTGCCGTTTGGCCGCTTGGGCGATGTGCGCGGCAAGGTGAATGTGTTCCAGCTTGGTGTAATCGTCTTTACGGGTGGCTCGTTGCTTTGCGGGCTTTCGGCTTCGCTCGAGGTGCTTATCTTGGCGCGTTTCGTGCAGGGCATTGGCTGTGCCGCCGCGATGGCCAACAATATGGGCATCATCACCGAGTCGTTTCCGGCGCGTGAGCGCGGCCGTGCCATGGGCATTCTGGCGACCTTTGTGGCTCTTGGCATGATGTGCGGCCCCGTGCTCGGCGGCGTGCTGGTGGCGAGCTTTCCCTGGGAGAGCATCTTCCTTATCAATCTGCCCATTGGCGTAATCTCGTTTATCGTGGGACTCTATACGCTACCGCATGTGAAGCCGGAGGCTGGCGAACGCCCTATGCCGTTGACAGAGGCGGCGCGTCGCTGCTTTGCGAGCTCGGCTTTCACGATTAACCTGGCTTGCATGCTTATCGTGTTCGTGGGTATCGGTGCCTCCGAGTTTGTGCTGCCGTTCTACTTTCAGGATGCCCACGGCTTTAGCTCCGATATCTCCGGCCTGTTGTTTTTGGCGATGCCGGTCGTGAACGCCTTTGTGGGCCCGCTTTCGGGCTCGGTGTCCGACCGTGTTGGTTGTGAAGCGCCCACGGCCGTTGGCCTGGGCGTGTACGTGTGCGGTCTCTTTGCGGTGAGCACGCTTGACGAGCACTCTTCCATCTTGATGATTGTGTGCTGCGTCGCGTTTATGTCGTGCGGCACGTCGATCTTCCAGAGTCCCAATAATTCGCTGTATATGGGTTCGGCTCCGCGTGAGGCGCTTGGCTTTGCGGGCAGCTTGAGCAGCTTGGCGCGCTATGCGGGCATAGCGCTGGGTATTACGGCGGCGTCGCGCATCCTGTATGGACAGACGAGCGCGGCGATGGGCAAGACGGTCACGAGCTATGTGGCGGGTCGTCCGGACGTGTTCCTCTTTGGCTTTCGTTTGGTATTCTACGTGCTGATGGCCGTTGCTACCGTGGGCTTTGCGCTCACATTGGTACGTTTGGTGAGGACGCGCACCCGGCATTAG